The Brachyspira hyodysenteriae ATCC 27164 sequence ACATGTAAAAATATTTTTCTATACTAAGTTAATAAATAGAGCATAGGAGTATTTAAATGAACAATGAAGTAAAAGTAACACACACATTAGCAGACCCTTCGCCGTACGGTTTATTTGGTCTTGCTGTAATCACATTTGTGGCATCTACACAAAAGTTAGGAATCACAACAGGTGTTTCAGGTTTAATACCTTGGGCAATATTCTTGGGATGTATTCCTCAATTTGTAGCTGCTATTGTAGATTTCAAAAAAGATAATGTATTTGGTGCAACTGTATTCGGATCTTTCGGATTATTCTGGTTTGCAGTAGCCGTTGTTTGGCTTATATCTGTCGGAGTATTCGGAGAAGATATGAAGAACACCCTTGATATGAAACAATTCGGAGTTGTATGTGTAGCATATTTATTTCTTGTTGTACCTTTGACTTTTGGTGCTGCTGAAGCTCATAAAGTTCTATTCTTTATATTTATTGCTGTAGATGTATTATTAGTAGCTATGGCATTAAATTATTTTGGTATAGCTCCTAAAGAAACTCAACTTGTAGCTGGAATATCTGAACTTGCTGCTGCTTTAATAGGTTTTTATGGATGTGCTGCTGGAGTATTAAATAAAAACTTAGGAAGAGTGGTATTACCTGTTGGAAAACCGCTAGGAATATTCAAAAAATAGTATATATAGTATATTTTTAGTAAAAAAGGGCCGTATATAATTATTATATATGGCCTTTTTTATATCATATTTTTATATAAATAATAAAAAAATATGATAACTAAATATTTTATTATTACGATAATAATTATGATAACAAAATATTAGTTGACATATTATTGTTTTTTCTATATTATGTTATCATAATATTTATCTATTGCAATAAGGTGATTAAAGGTTATGAAACTAAAAATAGGAATTTTAACTATAGTAAATTTAATAGCATTTATAGCACTATTATATATGTTTGATATATTTGGTGTTGTTAATTATTATACTTTAATGCGTAATAAAATAGCACCTAATGTACCGGGTTTTTTAACAAGATTCACTCAAAAACCTAGAGTAGAAGATATGACTCTTTTGGCTAGAGAAGATCTTAATAAAATGAGAGAATCATTCAATTTAAGAGAAAAAGATTTGCAGGCTCAGGAATCTTTAATAGCAAGCAGAGCAATAGAATTGAACACTCAATCTGAATTGATAGAACAAGACAGACAAAATCTTTTAAATGCTTGGTCTAATTATCAAGCTACTATGGATGAATCTTCTCAGTATCAATTAGTATTAACTGACCTTGCTAATAAAATCAATAGTATGCCTCCTCAAAGCTCTGTGGCATTACTTAATCAGTTAGCTGCTAATGGTTCTGATGACTTAATCATAGATGTATTATTAGAAATGGACTCTATAGCTGCTGCTGAAGGAAGAAACAGTACTACTTCTTACCTTTTAAGCTTAATGGATCCGAATGTTGCTGCTAGAATATTAGAAAAATATGAAGCAAGATCTAATCCTGGAAATAATACAGTACCTTCTTCACCTAATGACTTCCCTAATTATATGCCTGATAATAATGACGCTATGTTAAATGAAGGCATAATGGATATGGGAGCATAAAACTTTATATAAAAAATAATGAGCCGTTTCTAAATATTTAGAAGCGGCTTTTTTATTTTAACTTAAAAATCAATATTGACAAATAAAGGCTTATAGGGTATAACTTCATTTATGATAATTGGAGGTTTTATATATGCTGAGATTAGCATTAAT is a genomic window containing:
- a CDS encoding acetate uptake transporter, whose amino-acid sequence is MNNEVKVTHTLADPSPYGLFGLAVITFVASTQKLGITTGVSGLIPWAIFLGCIPQFVAAIVDFKKDNVFGATVFGSFGLFWFAVAVVWLISVGVFGEDMKNTLDMKQFGVVCVAYLFLVVPLTFGAAEAHKVLFFIFIAVDVLLVAMALNYFGIAPKETQLVAGISELAAALIGFYGCAAGVLNKNLGRVVLPVGKPLGIFKK
- a CDS encoding periplasmic-type flagellar collar protein FlbB; translation: MKLKIGILTIVNLIAFIALLYMFDIFGVVNYYTLMRNKIAPNVPGFLTRFTQKPRVEDMTLLAREDLNKMRESFNLREKDLQAQESLIASRAIELNTQSELIEQDRQNLLNAWSNYQATMDESSQYQLVLTDLANKINSMPPQSSVALLNQLAANGSDDLIIDVLLEMDSIAAAEGRNSTTSYLLSLMDPNVAARILEKYEARSNPGNNTVPSSPNDFPNYMPDNNDAMLNEGIMDMGA